From the uncultured Methanomethylovorans sp. genome, the window AAACATCTATTGAAAAATATGTGATGGTCAAAGGAGGGCATACTGCAACTGGGGCTGAAGCAGCTGCTCTTGATGTGGATATGGTAAAAGAGTTTGTAGAAAAAGTTAAAAACGAAGTATCTGCTTTTGCAGTTTCTTCCTATTTCAGCGTGCGTAATCCCGAACATGAATTGTATATCAAGGACTATATAGTGAAAACTACATGCATGCCTGTAGTTTGCGGACATGAACTATCTCAGGGCTTAGGTGCCTATGAAAGAGGCGTAACAGCTTATCTCAATGCCCAGCTCATACCCATAGCCACACAGTTCATAAACGCTATCATTTCTGACATTGAGAGAAGAGGCATCAGTGCAAAGCTCATGATGCTGAAATGCGACGGTTCGCTGATAAATATCAAAGAAGCCATAGAAAGACCTATAGAATCCATATTTACAGGACCGGCGGCAAGCCTTGTAGGAGCATCTTTCCTTTCTGACAAAGATACATGTGCAGTGATAGATGTAGGGGGTACGAGCACAGACGTTTCGCTTTTGTATAAAGGACTGCCTGAACTTTGCGAAGATGGTGCAAAGGTGGGCGACTGGAGCACTAAAGTGAAAGCTATCCGGATGGAAACCTCTGCAATGGGTGGAGACAGCCACGTATGGATAAAGAACAGGAAGATAAACATCGGACCACGCAGGGTAATACCTTTGTGCGTGGCTGCAGTGCAATACCCTGGTTTTAAGGAGACATTGAAGATGGGACGCACTCCTGCACGAGTGGAACTGGGAGAAAATGTGCAACCTACTAAATTCTTTGTGCGTACAAGAAAGGAACCCATAAAGATAAGCTCCTATGAGCAGGAGATACTCAATACAATAGGTAAAGAACCAGTATGCATAAGCGATATTTATTGGAAATTCGGACTTCCTGTTTCAGTAGAGCACCTAGACTATCTCATTCAGAAGAGGCTTGTACAAGCCATTGGATTCACACCCACGGATGCTCTGCATGTATTGGGTGATTATAATGAATGGGACAGAGAAGCCTCTCTTATAGGTGCAACCATTATGTCAAGACTTGTGCATATGAGTGAGGAGGAACTCTCTGAGCATATAAAGAAAGAAGTTGCATATAACATGGCCTTGAACCTGATGTCCTTTATGCTTAAGGGAGTTGACAGAAAAGAAATAGAAAAGATACTCAGGGGCGAGTTCTTTTCGAAATTCAGGCTCTCCGTACCCGTTGTACTGCTTGGAGGACCTGTGAGAGCTTACGTTGAGCAGATGAATAACACCATAGATGCAGAGATAATATTACCACCTTTTGCAGAGGTAGGTAACGCTGTAGGTGCATTGGTAGGCCAGGGTGTCAAGAGAATAGAAGTTCTTATTAAAGCCGTGTACAGGAACAAACAAAGAGTTTTCCTTGTCTTCACACCTGGAGGATTTGAGGAATTTTCCACTCATGGAGAAGCTCTTAAATATGCTGAGAACATGGGCGAGAGCCTGATCATGGACTATATGAGAGACGCAGACATGGACTGGAGCGATGTAAAAATCGACACATCCAGAGAAGATACAACACTGCATGAAGGAAGCCCGGTACCCATAGAAACAAAACTTGTGTTTCTGGGAGTGGGCAGCCTTAGGAAAAATAATAAGTCCTGATTATTTTTTTCATTTTGATATAACCTGCGTAAGCGAAAAATATATATAGTTGCTTGATTGATTACTTTGTACCAAATGGAAACCGGATCAGGTTGATCAAATGGACTCTAAATCCGTTCAGCCGGGTTAAATTCCCGGGGTTTCCGCCATATTCATTTCTCTAAATATTGATTTATTTCTGTTTTGCATTATACATTTTTGTTATTTTTCTTCCATCAGTCTCTAAGATAAGTATAAATAGGACTATTTTTGAACAAAAAATATAAATACTAGAGTGTATGACATAAAAAATAATCCTACCTAAAAAGAAAGAAGGTAAAGTAAAATGTCACTGAAGAAAGAGAATAACTGGATATTGCTGTATATGGGCTTATAGGAGATTCTTGAACGATCGTAGCGTACAAAGGAGCTGAAAGCATGAAAAAAAAGTTAGTAGAATCCTTAATTAATGATACCGATATGTGGGTATCAAGAACCGGATTGCTGCATAGCATACGGGATTTTAATGTATCTCAACGTTTTATTCATATAGTTACTGATTGTGGAGAGACTTTTGATATAAGGAACTCAAGGTCCAGCCGCTCGGCAAGATCTCTGAGGCTTAGGAAGTTCAAGAAAAACTGTAAACACTGTCATGTTTCTGATATAAAGATAAATGAATTCTTGCAAAAAACATCCAGGGAAAGTAAAACGAAGCATGTAAGGGTAACAGAAATTCCATCTTCTGTAAACATGTCTATTCCTGTTCAAGCTGAAAGACCAGTGGTCTCAGTTCCATCCATCCCTAGTATTCAGCCAGAAAAATCTCCTCGAGTGCAGGCTCAAAAAAATACTGAAAAGAAAGATCATGGGAAAAATATAAATATTGCTAAGAAACCCGTAGCAAACACTACAAAAACAAAGGATGCAGGTTTCACCCAGAGCCAGAAGGACAGAATAGTCTCGCTGCTTGGACCTGATGAGATGATATCTTTCTCAAAAGAGAAGCGTTCATTCCAAGAACTTGAAGTCACTCTCACAAACAAAAGAAAAGAAGACCTGCGTAAAGTGTATGAAGACAGCAGGGAAAACCTTCTCGGAAAATTGGAGCGCCAGATCACTGAATTCTTCGTGGAAAGGGGTTTCATGGAGATCAAATCACCTATTCTGATACCCTTTGAGTATATGGAGAGAATGGGAGTAGGTGAAGATACGAAACTTTCCCAGCAGATATTCCGTGTGGATGAAAGCATGTGCCTTCGCCCCATGCTTGCTCCCGGTCTTTACAATTATCTGTACAAATTTGATAATGTTCTTCCTGATCCTATACGCATATTTGAAATTGGACCCTGTTATAGAAAGGAATCAGACGGTAAAAGTCACCTTGAAGAATTCACAATGCTCAACTTCTGCCAGATGGGATCAAAATGTACCCGGGAAAACTTGATATTTCTCATTCAGGATTTTCTGGATTTCCTGAACATAGAACATGAGATTGTCTCTGATAACTGCATGGTATACGGAGAGACTATAGATGTACTCCACAAGGACATGGAACTCTCCTCTGCAGTTGTAGGCCCCATCCCCCAAGACATAGATTGGGGTATAAACAAACCCTGGATGGGAGCTGGATTTGGACTGGAAAGGCTGCTTAAGGTCATGCACAATTTCAAGACCATTAAAAGGTCAGCTCGTTGTGAAAATTACTACAATGGCATCAGTACGAACCTATAAGGTGATCTTAATGTTTACTAATATGAACAAAAATGACCTTGATGCATATGCACAAAAGATCATAAATGGTATGCAACTCTCTGATGATGACCTCCGGGAAATGCTTTTGATCAATAGTAGTATGGAACTTGAAAAGCTTCATTATGTTGCGAGGAAAGTGAGAGACAACTACTTTGGAAACAAAGTGTTTTTATACAGTTTTGTCTACTTTTCCACACACTGTAAGAACAGATGTGCGTTCTGCTACTACAACTCAATGAACAAGATTAACAGGTACAGACTGGAATTTGAAGATATCCGCAATATATGCAGGCAGCTTAAAGGAGAACAGATCCACATGGTGGACCTCACTATGGGGGAAGATCCTTATTTCCATGAAGAACCCTCCCGATTTGCCGAGGTAATAGATATTGTTAAAGATGAACTTGGTTTACCAATCATGGTTTCACCAGGTGTGCTGGATGATAAGACACTGACAATGCTCCGTGGGCATGGAGCTAACTTCCTTGCTCTCTACCAGGAGACTTACGATAAAGAACTTTATAAGAACCTGAGAGTAGGACAATCCTTCTCAGACCGCATCCATGCCCGTGAATTCGCTCAGAAGATAGGTTACTGTGTAGAGGATGGACTACTCACAGGTGTTGGTAATGATGTAGAATCCACCATCATTTCTCTTAAGGGCATGGCAAAAGATAATCCTCATATGGTCCGGGTTATGACCTTCATTCCCCAAGAGGGAACACCTCTGGAGAAAAAGGCACAGGAATCCAACCTGTCGGAACTCAAGATTATATCAGTGCTGAGGCTTATGTTCCCTGACAGACTGATTCCGGCATCTTTGGATGTGGAAGGCATTGAAGGCATGGTATACCGCCTTAATGCAGGTGCTAATGTGGTTACATCCATAATACCTTCTGACTCTTCCCTTGAAGGAGTGGCAAACTATGATCGCAAACATGAAGAGAGGAAAAGAGACCCAAAGAGTGTAGTCGAAAAGCTCAGGAGTATAGGTATGGAACCAGCCGCACAGTCAGATTTCAACAGGATATTGGGAGTGGTGGCATGAAACAGATATGTCTGATCGGAGGTAAACTGCAGGGCTTCGAAACTGCATACCATGCCAGAAAAGCAGGCATAAGAGTTGTATTAGTAGACAGGAACAAAGATGCATTCATAAAGGATCTTGTGGATACATTCCACTGTTTTGACATTGCGGAAGAACCTAAAAGGCTTATAGAGATCTCAAAAACCGTAGATGCCATGATCCCTGTCAACGAAAACTTTGATACCATTGATTTCCTTGAAACCATAAAGGATAAACTGCAATGCCCATTGCTTTTTGACTTTGATGCATACAGAATAAGCAGGGATAAAAACACATCTAAGGAATATTTCAGGTCCATAGATATCCCAACTCCTGCAGATAAACCCACCCATCCCCCATATTTTATAAAACCCTCCTGCATGAGCAGCAGCATAGGTACGGCCATAATCTACGATGATGAAGGCCTGAAGGGCCTTGATCCTACCATACTGATAGAAGAATACGTAGAAGGAGACGTGTTATCTCTTGAAGTTGTAGGAGATGGTGAACATTTTGCAGTAGTAAAGGAAACAAAGGTGCATATAGATGATACCTACGACTGCCATATGGTGACACCTGTTGGCCATAATCCTGAACTAAGAAGGATCACCTACGAGCTTGCCCGTAATCTTAAGCTCAAAGGTATCATGGATGTGGAAGCAATTGACAGTCCAAAGGGTTTGAAAGTGCTGGAAATAGATGCAAGGTTCCCCAGCCAGACACCTACAGCTGTCTATCATTCATCAGGAGTGAATCTTCTGGAACTGCTGATACAGGCTTTTACTGAGGGTGTACAGGAGATGGCGCAGGCACCACAGGATAACTACTGCATATACGAGCACCTCATTCTGAAAGATGGTAAACTTTTGCCTATAGGGGAGCACATTCTCTCTATGGGAAAGAATTACAGGCCAATCCATGAGTCGGAAGGTATAGAGATATTCCAGCGTGATGGAGAACATAAGGCATTCACGGTTGTGACCTGGGGAGCAGATTCGGAAACTGCCAAGATGAACAGAAAAAAGGCTCATGAAATAATACTCACAGCACCAGAGCAGGAGGTGGCATAAATGGCATTGCTCACGCCTGAAGATTTGGATTCTCTCTCCTCCAAATTTGAGGATAGCGAATCCATTATTGAAAGGGTTACAGGAAGCAAACTTACGGATATATGCAAGGACATCTATGGAAAAGACCTGGGTTCGGAAAAGGTGGGCATAATACCTATAACCGCAGGCAATGGCATAATCAGCAATTTCTCCTCTTCCCTGCTTTTCATAATCCAGCGCCTAGGACTTGAAGGATTTATTACCCAGCATACAGATGTGGCGGGATACCATGAAGCCATAAGCGAAGGCGCAGACATATTATTGATGGCCGATGACCATCTTTTCATAGCCCACAACCTAAAGGATGAAAAGGTTGTCACCAATCATGAAGCAACAGGCACAATCTATTCAGAGATAGCTTCCAGGTTCAAGGATGCAGATTCAAGTGAAATTCTGGTAATAGGTCTTGGAAGAGTGGGATATGCAGGAGCAAAACATCTTGCAGAAAAAGGGTTCAATGTTTATGCCTGTGACCCCAACAGGAGCTTTCTGGAGAAGGCAGCTCATGAGCTTGGGATCAAGGAATACTGCAAGGAAGACCGCAAGAAGTTTTCAATGGTCTTCGAGGCTACACCTAATGCAAATACTATCAATGAAGGTATGATAGCAGAGAGGTGCTTGGTTTCAACCCCAGGAATACCATGTGGATTGCCTGAAGAGGTCGGAAAGAAATTCAGAGTGGATTTGGTCATGGAACCACTCTTCATTGGGGTCACATCAATGATATATGCGGTAATCTGATCTCATTTTTTCTATTTTATTTGAAACCTGAGGTCTGTAGAAGAGTGGACCACTAATCTGAAATATAGCAAAAAATAATTGGATGCTGGTTGTTAATAAGAGAATCGTTTAGGGAAGTGTTGTATTTGCAGTAACTTTTTCCAGAACTGTTAATTTGAATTCAGATACATCAAATAAGCCTTTGTCACTTATCTTAAATTTTGGTATTACCAATAATGCCATAAAAGACATTGTCATAAAAGCTGAGTTTAAGTTGCATCCGATTTGGTGGATTTTTTCTTTCAGCGTGTCATAGGTTTCAATAACATTACTCGCTTTTTCATTTGAAATCAGCCCGGCAACCGACAAAGGAAGATGGTATATATCGACTCCATCTGACAGAGCCAAACCGCCCCTTGATTCTATAAGTTTGTTTATAACCCCGGCTATATCTGCATCATCCACCCCTATGGCTATGATGTTATGGGAATCGTGGGCCACTGTGGAAGCTATTGCTCCTTTTTTGATATCAAAGCCCTTTATGAATCCTATGGAAGGCACTGGATTTTCCGTATAACGATTAATTACTGTTATCTTGTTGATCCCGTTTGCAGAATCCGAAAACACCTTGCCTTTTTCCTTTGGAAGCCGGTATTCCAATATATCTGTGAAAAGGGAACCATCAAAAGCCTGTATGATCTTAAAATGACTGGCATCTGAGTATATTTGCAGTTGTTCCGTTTTGATCTTTTTGTTCAATTTGAAATTATTGATCGGTTTTGATGCAGATGCCTGAAACAACACCCTGCCATTTTCAAATACAGGGTTCCCGTCTATATAGGTTGCAATGACATCCATTTTGTCCAGGGAGCTGACAATTATGAATCTGCCGGATCTCCCAGTTGAAGCATCCCAGTATTAATCCTAAAGTGTTTTGACGCATTGTAGGAAGAAACTCTCAATACATCGAAAAGATTGTGACCTGCAGCTATGGCTCTGGACACAAGTGTGTTTATATGCCCCTTTTCAAGATAATCAGGATGACAGTCATCTGTACAGAACATACATAATTCGGGGTAAGTAGTAATAAGGGGATGAAGAACACCAAAGTTTTGTGCTGCAGAACCTTCCCTAATCAGGATATGCATGCCATTCTCTATTTTTTCCAAGGCTTCTTCTAGTCGGGTACATTCATGATCTGTGCTTATTCCTGCACGAATATATTTTTTAAGTCTTTCTCCTCCAAGCTCAGGTGCATGGCCGTCAACAGGTTTACCTGCATCAAACGCAACTTTTATTTTAGCATATACCTCAGGGTCATCATTCAGTACACCAGGATAATTCATCATTTCCCCCAATGCAACTATTTTCGGCTCTTTCATCAGTATTTCTATTTCCTTTGATGACAAACTATGACCGGTGTTCTCAAATTCAGTTGCAGGCACACAGCTTGGAGCAGTAAAATGTATTTTTACAGGCACCTTTTCAGATTCTTTTATCATATAATAAACGCCTTCAAGGCCACATACATTGGCTATTTCATGCGGATCAGATACTGTAGCAATAGTACCATGTCTAGCAGCCATTCTGGCAAATTCAGAAGGTTTGAGCATTGAACTTTCAATGTGTACGTGGGAATCTATAAATCCAGGCAGTAAATACTCAGAAAATTCCTCTTTAGCCTTTTGGATATTTTGTATTTTCCCATCCTCAATAGTGAGGATGGCATTATAAATATCCCGTTGAACAATATCAACCAGTTTCCCTTTGATTGTTTTCATAGAGTGTGGTTTGGTTTAAGAGTTTTCATTTATTATATTATTCCAAGCAGCGTTCCCATTATCTCTTCTGTAACACATTCTTTTCTGAAAGGCTTCAAAGATTAAAAATCAAGAGTGGATCAGAATCTTATAGAATTTATAGATTTATTCCCTAATAATTTTATGATTACGTACTAATATAAACTTTTTGGTTGTTTAAAATAGAGATTGTTTTAAAAGAAATATCCTTATAATGAAATAGAAATATGCATTGATTTTAAGAAGTAGGGGACTGTCTAAATTTCGCTACGTATCCCCTTACCTCACGACGTTGAATTTGATAAGATCAGAAATGTAGAGGGTGTCCCTACCTACAAACCGGTTGAGACAATGGATGATCTTTACTTTAATATGCTCAAGCTTGCAGAATTCTGTACAGTACAAAAATGAAACATTAGGCTCATGCATGAAATATCTGTGCGTTTTCCATCTTGTTAAGCAGCTGTATAGTTTAAGGTATTTATAAGCAAGCAAAACTATAATTATTGTAGATTATGTTGAATGTAGGCTTGACTAAAATTAGCATATATGTCAAATTTGACCAACAATTTCATAATTAAAAGCACAATTTTTCGAGATGGATCGTCGCCCGGAGAAAGGCGACAATCTTCTCATGGGGAGGTAGTTCCACTCAATAATTTATCTTAAAAATCAATCTTCTTTTTTACTATATGTGCGGATGGATTCTATTTTTTCCCAGTCGTAATAGGTGTTTATCCTCTCATTATCCTTTTCTTCTGTGAAACGGACGAATTCCCCTAAAAAGAGCACAGCACTATCGAAAATTTTACCCTCATTGATCTGTAGGTGCACTCCAGGTCGCAATTTTCTTGACATCGTTCCATGCAGGGGTACTGATGCATATTCGAAGACTTTTTCCCATGTATCTTTCATTTTAGTTATCTCCCTTTTTGAGACACTTAAAGTTAGAGGCAGTTTTTAGATTTAGACGGATTCCTATGTGCTACTTTCTTGTATTTAAAACTATGTATTGAGCTCAATTGATATAATTAGAACTCGTAAATAGCAAAAAAGACCTATGAATTAAAGATCCCTGATGTAAGGTAACTCGAAAGTGAAGTTGCTCCCCTTGCCCACTTCACTTTCCATCCATACCCTACCACCATGTAATTCAACAAGTTCTTTGACCAAAGCAAGTCCAAGACCGGTGCCTTGATATTTGCGACTGTAAGCTGAATCAAGTTGTATAAATGGCCTGAACAGTTTCTTCTGGTCGTCCAAAGATATGCCTATGCCAGTGTCAATAATAGAAAAGCGTACCATTTTTTCGACCATACTTACACGAACGTTGATCTCACCCTCTTCAAATGTGAATTTGATAGCATTTCCAAGCAAGTTGTAAATGATCTGTTTTAGTTTCGCCTCATCAGCCACTAAAATATTCGCGTCTTCATCTTTTTGTATACTCAGAGTTATTTGCTTCTTCTTTGCAAGAGGCTGCATCGTAGCTATCATTTCTGCCATAAATGGCTCAATATAAATAGTCTCAGGAAAAAGTTCCATCTTACCGGCTTCTACTTTTGCTATGTCCAATATTTCATTGATAAGGCTAAGCAGGTGTTTGCCGCTGTTTGAAATGTGATGGAGATAATGATCCTGTTTTGGGCTAAGTTCTCCAAAATGTCCTTCCATCATGGCATCAGAAAAACCAATTATAGAATTAAGCGGTGTGCGCAATTCATGACTCATGTTGGCAAGGAATTCGCTCTTGGTGTGGTTTGCAGCTTCTGCAATGGTCTTTGCCTGAAGTAAAGATTCTTCCATCCGTTTACGGTCAGTTATATCCCTTACAATAGCCTGAGCAACATCATGATATCCTGCAAGAATTGTAGCATTTATTTCCACGTCTATAATATTGCCGTTTGCTGTGAGGTACTGTGTTTCACCACGTACAGTACCTGAATTTTTAAATGAATCCATTATTTGACATCCAAGTTCCCTTTTTTCCGGGATCAGAAGGTCAACAACTGACATACTTCTAAATTGCTCTTTAGTGTACCCCAGCATCTCACAAGCTTTCTCGTTAGCGTCAAGGATCTGTCCATCGGGTTTATTTATGAAAATAGCATCGGTTGATTGTTCCACAAGTGACCTATACTTTTTCTCGCTTCTGATAAGTTCCACTTCTGCATGCTTTCGCCAGGTAATATTTGTAGTGGTGCCAAAAATCTTAACATTTGCATTCTGTTGAAGATGAGCTATTGAGATGGAGTTAACCCATACTATATTTCCGTCATCTTTAACTAGGCGATAGTCCAGATTGACATTGTTCTCCGGATTATTATAAGCGAGTTTTAGCGCATCAAAGACATTTTGGATATCGTCGTGATGGGTATAGGAGAAGTACTTATCCCAGTTGTTTCCTATAGTTCCTTTGGGTAATCCCACCATTTTATCCACAGCTGGAGAAATATAAGTATTGATGTAATTTCCGTTCTCATCAACATCAGCTTTCCAGACGATGGTATCTATTGCATTGACAACTTCCTCATATTCTTCTTCTTTTTTAACCAGTAGAGTTTCAGTTTGTTTGCGTTCAAGAACACTGGTTATCATCTCACCCACAAGTTTCAATAAATAAAAGGTGTTTTGATCCCATTCCTTTTTTTGCGTCTTGCAATCCATCGCTATATATCCGCTGAATTTTCCTTTAAAGGCTATGGGAACCAGTATCAACGACAAAATACCCAATTCTCGAAGTTTATCTTTAAGTATCCGTTCTTCATTACTCTGTTGTTGAGTATCTACTACACAAATTGCTTGTAAATCTGTTAATTTTTCAATTATGCTTGGCACTGGGAACTTTTGGTTGAAGGAAATCTTTGATACAATACCTTCGGCATGCCACTCATGGGTTTTGATAACGAAATTTGGATCAGTGGTTGTCAAAAAAACAGTAGCACGCTCAGCACCAGTGAATATGGCTATTTCCTCAAGGGCTTTATTTATCTCAGTGTCAATATTTTTAAAACTGCTGTTTATAAACCGACTGGAAATATGCGAATAAAGATCTTCTTGCTTTTTCTTTTGTTCCAGTTCGCTACGAGTCTGTTTTATGATTGTAGCGTCTTCAATTATTGCATAGCAACCGATTACATTTTCTTCTTTGTCTATGCGAGGTACAGTCTTAAAACGCAAAAAAAG encodes:
- a CDS encoding hydantoinase/oxoprolinase family protein, which translates into the protein MQYSMGIDAGGTYTDAVIIRNSDRKVVASHKALTTYPELLTGIENAIDGLDSKYLENVKLVSVSTTLATNTILEKTGYPVGLILVGNYVVPEETSIEKYVMVKGGHTATGAEAAALDVDMVKEFVEKVKNEVSAFAVSSYFSVRNPEHELYIKDYIVKTTCMPVVCGHELSQGLGAYERGVTAYLNAQLIPIATQFINAIISDIERRGISAKLMMLKCDGSLINIKEAIERPIESIFTGPAASLVGASFLSDKDTCAVIDVGGTSTDVSLLYKGLPELCEDGAKVGDWSTKVKAIRMETSAMGGDSHVWIKNRKINIGPRRVIPLCVAAVQYPGFKETLKMGRTPARVELGENVQPTKFFVRTRKEPIKISSYEQEILNTIGKEPVCISDIYWKFGLPVSVEHLDYLIQKRLVQAIGFTPTDALHVLGDYNEWDREASLIGATIMSRLVHMSEEELSEHIKKEVAYNMALNLMSFMLKGVDRKEIEKILRGEFFSKFRLSVPVVLLGGPVRAYVEQMNNTIDAEIILPPFAEVGNAVGALVGQGVKRIEVLIKAVYRNKQRVFLVFTPGGFEEFSTHGEALKYAENMGESLIMDYMRDADMDWSDVKIDTSREDTTLHEGSPVPIETKLVFLGVGSLRKNNKS
- the pylS gene encoding pyrrolysine--tRNA(Pyl) ligase — protein: MKKKLVESLINDTDMWVSRTGLLHSIRDFNVSQRFIHIVTDCGETFDIRNSRSSRSARSLRLRKFKKNCKHCHVSDIKINEFLQKTSRESKTKHVRVTEIPSSVNMSIPVQAERPVVSVPSIPSIQPEKSPRVQAQKNTEKKDHGKNINIAKKPVANTTKTKDAGFTQSQKDRIVSLLGPDEMISFSKEKRSFQELEVTLTNKRKEDLRKVYEDSRENLLGKLERQITEFFVERGFMEIKSPILIPFEYMERMGVGEDTKLSQQIFRVDESMCLRPMLAPGLYNYLYKFDNVLPDPIRIFEIGPCYRKESDGKSHLEEFTMLNFCQMGSKCTRENLIFLIQDFLDFLNIEHEIVSDNCMVYGETIDVLHKDMELSSAVVGPIPQDIDWGINKPWMGAGFGLERLLKVMHNFKTIKRSARCENYYNGISTNL
- the pylD gene encoding 3-methylornithyl-N6-L-lysine dehydrogenase PylD → MALLTPEDLDSLSSKFEDSESIIERVTGSKLTDICKDIYGKDLGSEKVGIIPITAGNGIISNFSSSLLFIIQRLGLEGFITQHTDVAGYHEAISEGADILLMADDHLFIAHNLKDEKVVTNHEATGTIYSEIASRFKDADSSEILVIGLGRVGYAGAKHLAEKGFNVYACDPNRSFLEKAAHELGIKEYCKEDRKKFSMVFEATPNANTINEGMIAERCLVSTPGIPCGLPEEVGKKFRVDLVMEPLFIGVTSMIYAVI
- a CDS encoding amidohydrolase family protein, which translates into the protein MKTIKGKLVDIVQRDIYNAILTIEDGKIQNIQKAKEEFSEYLLPGFIDSHVHIESSMLKPSEFARMAARHGTIATVSDPHEIANVCGLEGVYYMIKESEKVPVKIHFTAPSCVPATEFENTGHSLSSKEIEILMKEPKIVALGEMMNYPGVLNDDPEVYAKIKVAFDAGKPVDGHAPELGGERLKKYIRAGISTDHECTRLEEALEKIENGMHILIREGSAAQNFGVLHPLITTYPELCMFCTDDCHPDYLEKGHINTLVSRAIAAGHNLFDVLRVSSYNASKHFRINTGMLQLGDPADS
- the pylC gene encoding 3-methylornithine--L-lysine ligase PylC, with amino-acid sequence MKQICLIGGKLQGFETAYHARKAGIRVVLVDRNKDAFIKDLVDTFHCFDIAEEPKRLIEISKTVDAMIPVNENFDTIDFLETIKDKLQCPLLFDFDAYRISRDKNTSKEYFRSIDIPTPADKPTHPPYFIKPSCMSSSIGTAIIYDDEGLKGLDPTILIEEYVEGDVLSLEVVGDGEHFAVVKETKVHIDDTYDCHMVTPVGHNPELRRITYELARNLKLKGIMDVEAIDSPKGLKVLEIDARFPSQTPTAVYHSSGVNLLELLIQAFTEGVQEMAQAPQDNYCIYEHLILKDGKLLPIGEHILSMGKNYRPIHESEGIEIFQRDGEHKAFTVVTWGADSETAKMNRKKAHEIILTAPEQEVA
- a CDS encoding PAS domain S-box protein — protein: MIPLKYKRIFADEQAEEENENDLIDELPLGILSFDTRGNITAVNKFLLELLGSPSVADTKQVNLLTFPPLVSSGISASIEEAISTGKTSVIETTYHSKWDKELFLRFKTVPRIDKEENVIGCYAIIEDATIIKQTRSELEQKKKQEDLYSHISSRFINSSFKNIDTEINKALEEIAIFTGAERATVFLTTTDPNFVIKTHEWHAEGIVSKISFNQKFPVPSIIEKLTDLQAICVVDTQQQSNEERILKDKLRELGILSLILVPIAFKGKFSGYIAMDCKTQKKEWDQNTFYLLKLVGEMITSVLERKQTETLLVKKEEEYEEVVNAIDTIVWKADVDENGNYINTYISPAVDKMVGLPKGTIGNNWDKYFSYTHHDDIQNVFDALKLAYNNPENNVNLDYRLVKDDGNIVWVNSISIAHLQQNANVKIFGTTTNITWRKHAEVELIRSEKKYRSLVEQSTDAIFINKPDGQILDANEKACEMLGYTKEQFRSMSVVDLLIPEKRELGCQIMDSFKNSGTVRGETQYLTANGNIIDVEINATILAGYHDVAQAIVRDITDRKRMEESLLQAKTIAEAANHTKSEFLANMSHELRTPLNSIIGFSDAMMEGHFGELSPKQDHYLHHISNSGKHLLSLINEILDIAKVEAGKMELFPETIYIEPFMAEMIATMQPLAKKKQITLSIQKDEDANILVADEAKLKQIIYNLLGNAIKFTFEEGEINVRVSMVEKMVRFSIIDTGIGISLDDQKKLFRPFIQLDSAYSRKYQGTGLGLALVKELVELHGGRVWMESEVGKGSNFTFELPYIRDL
- a CDS encoding adenine deaminase C-terminal domain-containing protein gives rise to the protein MDVIATYIDGNPVFENGRVLFQASASKPINNFKLNKKIKTEQLQIYSDASHFKIIQAFDGSLFTDILEYRLPKEKGKVFSDSANGINKITVINRYTENPVPSIGFIKGFDIKKGAIASTVAHDSHNIIAIGVDDADIAGVINKLIESRGGLALSDGVDIYHLPLSVAGLISNEKASNVIETYDTLKEKIHQIGCNLNSAFMTMSFMALLVIPKFKISDKGLFDVSEFKLTVLEKVTANTTLP
- the pylB gene encoding methylornithine synthase PylB, with the protein product MFTNMNKNDLDAYAQKIINGMQLSDDDLREMLLINSSMELEKLHYVARKVRDNYFGNKVFLYSFVYFSTHCKNRCAFCYYNSMNKINRYRLEFEDIRNICRQLKGEQIHMVDLTMGEDPYFHEEPSRFAEVIDIVKDELGLPIMVSPGVLDDKTLTMLRGHGANFLALYQETYDKELYKNLRVGQSFSDRIHAREFAQKIGYCVEDGLLTGVGNDVESTIISLKGMAKDNPHMVRVMTFIPQEGTPLEKKAQESNLSELKIISVLRLMFPDRLIPASLDVEGIEGMVYRLNAGANVVTSIIPSDSSLEGVANYDRKHEERKRDPKSVVEKLRSIGMEPAAQSDFNRILGVVA